One genomic segment of Catalinimonas alkaloidigena includes these proteins:
- a CDS encoding FAD-dependent oxidoreductase: protein MIREGFKSKRQLREEPYSADLVIVGGGMSGVCCAITAAREGLKVVLVQDRPVLGGNASSEVRLWILGATSHMGNNNRWAREGGVIDEILLENVYRNKEGNPLMLDTILLEKIKLEENITLLLNTAVYEIEKKSDREIKAVKAFCSQNSTQYRLEAPLFCDASGDGIVAFLSGASFRMGAEPPEEFEEGFAPDVEDYGELLGHSIYFYTKDAGHPVKFQAPSFAIKDAGELPRIRNFQLQDHGCRLWWVEYGGRMDTIHQAEEIKWELWKVVYGIFDYIKNSGEFPEAENLTLEWLGTIPGKRESRRFIGDYILNQKDVVEQREHEDAVAIGGWSLDLHPADGVYSDKMGCNQWHSKGAYQIPYRCYYSKDISNLFLAGRIISATHVAFGSSRVMATCAHGAQAVGMAASLCKAYQLKPVQIYQQGKIKVLQNKLNLRGQSIPDTPLEGEENRLYKAKIEASSTLNIHEIPFDGPWMSLKHGAAQMLPLQAGQKYQFRLLINAEEVTELSCELRVSSKVKNYTPDITLSSKTLSLHKGEQYLDISFDKTLKEDQYAFLTFLNHEHVQLKGSRQRLSGILSVFNHGNKAVSNTGKQEPPEALGIDSFEFWTPIRRPEGHNIGMQISPGLEAYGTELLLNGFTRPYIRSNAWVANPLDTHPTLQLQWTETQQIQNIQLHFDTDFDHPLESSLMGHPEHVMPFCVREYILRDETGKVIHHEKENHQTINNIRLDQVIQTKSLTIELLHPSADVPAGLFFIHLT, encoded by the coding sequence ATGATCAGGGAGGGTTTTAAAAGTAAAAGACAGCTCAGGGAAGAGCCTTACTCGGCAGATCTGGTAATCGTAGGAGGAGGAATGTCGGGAGTGTGCTGTGCGATTACAGCTGCCAGAGAAGGGCTGAAGGTAGTACTGGTTCAGGATCGTCCGGTTTTAGGAGGGAATGCTTCCAGCGAAGTCCGTCTCTGGATCCTGGGGGCTACTTCTCATATGGGTAACAATAACCGCTGGGCCAGAGAAGGAGGAGTGATTGATGAAATTCTTCTGGAAAATGTCTACCGGAACAAAGAGGGTAACCCCCTGATGCTGGATACCATTCTGCTGGAGAAAATCAAGCTTGAAGAGAATATCACCTTGCTGCTAAATACGGCAGTGTATGAAATTGAAAAAAAGTCAGACAGGGAGATCAAAGCTGTAAAAGCATTTTGTAGTCAAAATTCTACCCAATACCGACTGGAAGCTCCTCTTTTCTGTGATGCTTCCGGTGACGGAATAGTGGCCTTTTTGTCGGGTGCTTCTTTTCGTATGGGTGCGGAACCACCTGAAGAGTTTGAGGAAGGGTTTGCCCCTGATGTAGAAGATTATGGAGAGTTACTGGGCCATTCTATCTATTTCTACACCAAGGACGCTGGCCACCCTGTCAAGTTTCAGGCGCCATCATTTGCCATCAAAGATGCGGGTGAACTTCCCCGAATCCGCAACTTCCAGTTGCAGGACCACGGTTGTCGCCTTTGGTGGGTAGAGTACGGAGGAAGGATGGATACCATACATCAGGCAGAAGAAATCAAATGGGAATTATGGAAGGTGGTCTATGGAATTTTTGACTATATCAAAAACAGTGGAGAATTTCCTGAAGCAGAAAATCTGACGTTGGAATGGTTAGGTACTATTCCCGGTAAGCGAGAAAGTCGCCGTTTTATCGGGGATTATATCCTCAACCAGAAAGATGTGGTAGAGCAAAGAGAGCATGAAGATGCGGTAGCGATTGGGGGATGGTCGCTGGATCTGCATCCTGCCGATGGGGTATATAGTGATAAAATGGGCTGTAACCAATGGCACAGCAAGGGTGCTTATCAGATCCCCTACCGCTGCTACTATAGCAAGGACATCTCAAATCTCTTTCTGGCCGGCCGTATCATTAGTGCTACTCATGTAGCTTTTGGCTCCAGCCGGGTGATGGCTACCTGTGCCCATGGCGCGCAGGCGGTAGGCATGGCCGCTTCATTATGTAAAGCATATCAGCTTAAACCTGTTCAAATCTATCAGCAAGGTAAAATCAAAGTGCTGCAAAACAAGCTTAACCTGAGGGGACAGAGCATACCTGATACTCCTTTGGAAGGAGAAGAAAATCGCTTGTATAAGGCAAAAATAGAAGCCTCCAGCACGCTGAATATTCATGAAATTCCATTTGACGGGCCTTGGATGTCGCTGAAGCATGGTGCTGCTCAAATGCTGCCTCTACAGGCCGGACAAAAATATCAATTCAGGCTACTTATCAATGCCGAAGAAGTCACTGAGCTAAGCTGTGAACTGAGAGTAAGCAGCAAGGTAAAGAATTATACGCCTGACATCACACTCAGCAGTAAAACGCTCTCATTGCATAAAGGTGAGCAGTACCTGGATATCTCTTTTGATAAAACGCTCAAAGAAGATCAATATGCTTTTTTGACATTCCTCAATCATGAGCATGTACAGTTGAAAGGAAGTCGACAGAGGCTGAGTGGTATCCTTTCAGTATTCAACCACGGAAATAAAGCTGTTTCCAACACAGGAAAGCAGGAGCCTCCCGAAGCATTAGGCATAGACAGTTTTGAGTTCTGGACACCTATCAGGCGCCCTGAGGGACACAATATAGGCATGCAAATCAGCCCCGGTCTGGAAGCTTACGGGACTGAACTACTCTTGAATGGTTTTACGCGTCCTTATATAAGAAGCAATGCATGGGTGGCCAATCCGCTGGATACGCATCCCACCTTACAGCTACAGTGGACAGAAACTCAGCAGATCCAAAACATTCAACTGCATTTTGATACCGATTTTGATCATCCGCTGGAATCTTCTCTCATGGGACATCCGGAACATGTAATGCCCTTTTGTGTCAGAGAATATATTCTTAGAGATGAAACAGGAAAGGTAATTCATCATGAAAAAGAAAATCATCAAACCATCAATAATATCAGACTTGATCAAGTGATTCAAACTAAAAGCCTGACAATAGAACTGCTGCACCCCTCAGCGGATGTTCCGGCAGGCTTATTTTTTATACATCTAACATAA
- a CDS encoding SusC/RagA family TonB-linked outer membrane protein translates to MKAFKLCAILLLVSMQLLAQERNVTGTVTSLNDSGPLPGVNILVKGTTQGTVTDVEGNYSITVPGSDAVLVFSSVGYETQEVNVGNHSTIDLELSPDLQSLQEVVVVGYGEQQRENLTGSVETLEGQEISRQPVMQTSQALQGKMPGVTVTSNSSQPGADGATIRIRGIGTLGNSNPLVLIDGVPGDMNGVDPRDIASMSVLKDAAAASIYGSRAANGVILITTKRGASGEFKVNYSGYGGWQQPTNFPEYLGGYEYMTYHNLARENLGQDPLYSQESINEWQQNYQSNPDLYPNTDWIDEVFTENGFQQHHHLSLSGGNEFAKVLGSVSFMDQNGNVPNYNFKRYQARLNTDLTVSEKLSVNFDLNIRRSIRNQPSGSLDDVIRQAYRIPPIAAAVYSDGSWGPGWNGKNPVAIANEGGFDEDQYNYFRGILRAVYQPLEGMEVSFMYAPEYTDDVGKEFTRNYEVYNFETADLEYVFPGRNSLSQYNQRALTNNMNAVATYEKQLGDHFFKGLLGYELITYHWDRFTAYRDNFPLQDYPQLNVGSQENMQNSGTAEEWGLQSYFARLNYDFQGKYLLEANVRRDGSSRFAKGNQYGIFPAFSAGWRISEEAFMSNVGLISNLKLRASWGQLGNQNLVDNNNNPIIYPFASVIALGNDFLFGGTPQSGAAQTDLANKDISWETTETTNFGLDVGMFANRFTLSAEYYIRNTKDILLQLPIPVTIGLNAPFQNAGQVKNAGWDLGLGWRNNAGEFSYSINANVSNVINEVTDLVGTGPYISGSSIIREGDPINSIYGYQSISYFQTQEEIDNAPQQFGALAPGDIRYVNMLTEDTNGDGVPDEVDDAINSEDRVIIGNPFPRLTYGLNISLDYKGFDLSVFAQGVGKKDLYLSGDAVWAFQNAGKIQDWHLDYWTPENPDAAHPRLVATTSHNNYETSDFWVWNASYLRLRNLTLGYTFSDQVIQNDFLDNLRVYFSGQNLFTIDNMPQGIDPEAPNGTAGAAYPITSVYTFGLNLNF, encoded by the coding sequence ATGAAAGCTTTTAAACTATGTGCGATACTGCTTCTTGTCAGCATGCAGTTGCTGGCACAGGAGAGAAACGTCACGGGTACTGTGACATCCTTAAATGATTCTGGTCCATTGCCGGGAGTCAATATACTGGTAAAAGGCACTACCCAGGGAACGGTAACAGATGTGGAGGGAAATTACTCCATTACTGTACCTGGGTCAGATGCGGTGCTGGTTTTCAGTTCCGTAGGTTATGAGACACAGGAAGTAAATGTAGGTAACCATTCTACAATTGACTTAGAACTTTCTCCCGATCTGCAAAGCCTGCAGGAAGTCGTAGTAGTAGGGTACGGTGAACAGCAACGAGAAAACCTTACCGGTTCGGTAGAAACCCTGGAGGGACAGGAAATCTCCAGACAACCCGTGATGCAGACCTCCCAAGCCTTGCAGGGCAAAATGCCGGGCGTTACTGTAACATCAAATTCCAGCCAGCCCGGAGCGGATGGCGCTACCATCAGAATTCGTGGAATAGGCACATTGGGTAATTCTAATCCTTTGGTATTGATTGATGGAGTGCCCGGCGATATGAATGGCGTAGATCCTCGTGACATAGCAAGCATGTCAGTCTTGAAAGATGCGGCGGCGGCTTCCATTTATGGCTCCCGTGCAGCCAATGGTGTAATACTGATCACTACCAAAAGAGGTGCAAGCGGAGAGTTCAAAGTAAATTATAGCGGCTATGGAGGATGGCAGCAGCCTACCAACTTTCCCGAATATCTGGGGGGCTATGAGTATATGACCTATCATAACCTGGCCCGCGAAAACCTGGGACAGGACCCGCTTTACAGCCAGGAGTCTATCAATGAGTGGCAACAAAATTATCAAAGTAATCCCGACCTCTACCCCAATACTGACTGGATAGATGAGGTGTTTACCGAAAATGGTTTTCAGCAGCATCATCACCTGAGCTTGTCAGGAGGTAATGAATTTGCTAAGGTTTTAGGCTCCGTCTCTTTTATGGACCAGAACGGTAATGTGCCTAATTATAATTTCAAGAGGTATCAGGCCAGACTGAATACTGATCTCACTGTATCTGAAAAGCTATCGGTTAACTTTGACCTGAACATCAGGAGATCTATCCGTAATCAACCTTCCGGAAGTCTGGATGATGTGATCCGGCAGGCCTATAGAATTCCGCCCATTGCCGCGGCCGTTTACTCAGATGGTAGCTGGGGGCCGGGCTGGAATGGGAAAAACCCTGTAGCTATAGCAAATGAAGGAGGTTTTGATGAAGATCAATACAATTACTTCCGGGGAATTTTAAGGGCCGTATATCAGCCCCTTGAAGGAATGGAAGTATCATTTATGTATGCTCCTGAATACACAGATGATGTAGGTAAAGAATTTACCCGTAATTACGAAGTCTACAACTTTGAAACAGCTGACCTGGAGTATGTTTTTCCGGGAAGAAACTCTCTTTCACAGTACAACCAAAGGGCGCTGACTAACAACATGAACGCAGTAGCCACCTACGAAAAGCAATTGGGTGATCACTTTTTCAAGGGCTTATTAGGCTATGAACTGATCACCTATCACTGGGACCGTTTTACTGCCTACCGTGATAATTTCCCACTGCAGGACTATCCCCAGCTCAACGTAGGTTCTCAGGAAAATATGCAGAACTCAGGCACTGCCGAAGAGTGGGGGCTACAATCTTATTTTGCCCGGCTTAACTACGATTTTCAGGGGAAGTACTTACTTGAAGCAAATGTAAGAAGAGATGGCTCATCCCGCTTTGCCAAAGGCAATCAGTACGGTATTTTTCCAGCCTTCTCAGCCGGATGGAGAATCTCTGAAGAAGCTTTTATGTCCAACGTGGGTTTGATTAGCAACCTAAAGCTAAGAGCTTCATGGGGACAGTTGGGTAACCAGAATTTAGTGGATAACAATAATAATCCTATCATTTATCCTTTTGCTTCAGTGATAGCATTGGGCAATGATTTTCTATTCGGCGGTACCCCCCAAAGCGGAGCTGCCCAAACTGATCTGGCCAATAAGGATATCAGTTGGGAGACCACGGAAACGACAAACTTCGGCCTTGATGTGGGAATGTTTGCCAATAGGTTTACTCTTTCGGCTGAGTATTATATCCGCAATACCAAAGACATACTACTTCAGCTGCCTATACCTGTTACTATTGGACTGAATGCCCCTTTCCAGAATGCCGGACAGGTAAAAAATGCCGGCTGGGATCTGGGATTAGGATGGAGAAATAATGCAGGTGAATTTAGCTACAGTATCAACGCCAATGTTTCAAACGTAATCAATGAAGTGACTGATCTTGTAGGAACAGGCCCCTACATCAGCGGCTCCAGCATTATCAGAGAAGGTGATCCTATCAACTCCATCTACGGTTATCAATCCATCAGCTATTTCCAGACCCAGGAAGAAATAGATAATGCCCCGCAACAATTCGGAGCTTTGGCCCCTGGAGATATTCGTTATGTGAATATGCTGACCGAAGATACGAACGGTGATGGAGTGCCCGATGAAGTGGATGATGCGATTAATTCTGAAGACAGGGTTATCATCGGAAATCCCTTTCCCAGATTGACATATGGATTAAATATATCGTTGGATTATAAGGGCTTTGACCTTTCAGTTTTTGCCCAGGGGGTAGGTAAAAAAGACCTTTACCTGAGCGGAGATGCGGTATGGGCCTTCCAGAATGCGGGTAAAATACAGGACTGGCATCTGGATTACTGGACACCTGAAAATCCGGATGCAGCGCATCCTCGTTTGGTGGCTACTACCAGCCATAACAATTATGAAACCTCAGACTTCTGGGTTTGGAATGCATCCTATTTGAGGTTGAGAAACTTAACCCTCGGATATACTTTCTCCGATCAGGTAATACAGAATGATTTTCTTGACAACCTGAGAGTTTACTTCTCCGGACAAAACCTCTTTACCATTGACAATATGCCCCAGGGAATTGATCCTGAAGCACCCAATGGTACGGCAGGGGCGGCCTATCCGATTACCTCAGTCTATACTTTCGGACTAAACCTCAACTTCTAA
- a CDS encoding substrate-binding domain-containing protein, translated as MTLPNTGQNSTRPKFLQLADVVIEQIEKGKLKQDDRLPSVNEIIKNMKMSRETALKGLNYLSEQGIIRAVFRKGYYVQRTDVRLGLRIFFMLDKMTTFKDELYHAFYDTLIEYGEIDVYFHHHNFRLFQQLIENNLQNYTHFVIVTYLKGDVGAVLQKIPSDKLIILDALEKSMGEEYASVYQDFENDIYRSLKEAYELLQQYDCLTLVAPSTLFHLARARKGFLRFCKEHHFKHQEVDGIDITNFHQNNVYITLAAYDIDEVKIIKLTHEKGWQLGREVGLISYNDTPVKEVLEGGITVITTDFASMGKKAAEMIISGKKKKVANTTKLIIRKSL; from the coding sequence ATGACACTACCCAATACAGGCCAGAACTCTACTAGACCTAAGTTTCTTCAGCTGGCTGATGTGGTAATAGAACAAATCGAGAAAGGTAAGCTCAAGCAGGATGACCGCCTTCCTTCGGTAAACGAGATCATCAAAAACATGAAGATGAGCCGGGAAACAGCACTTAAAGGGCTGAATTACCTCAGTGAGCAAGGCATTATCCGTGCTGTCTTTCGCAAGGGATACTATGTACAAAGAACTGATGTCAGATTAGGGCTGCGTATATTCTTCATGCTGGATAAAATGACCACTTTCAAGGATGAACTTTATCATGCATTCTATGACACACTCATAGAATACGGAGAAATAGATGTCTACTTCCATCACCATAATTTCAGGCTTTTTCAGCAACTGATTGAAAATAACCTACAGAATTATACCCATTTCGTCATAGTCACATATTTAAAGGGTGATGTAGGAGCCGTGCTACAAAAAATTCCTTCAGACAAACTGATTATTCTGGATGCATTGGAGAAAAGCATGGGTGAGGAGTATGCCAGCGTATATCAGGACTTTGAAAATGACATTTACCGTTCCCTGAAAGAAGCTTATGAACTGCTCCAACAATACGATTGCCTCACACTCGTAGCTCCCTCTACCCTTTTCCACCTGGCCCGTGCAAGAAAAGGCTTCCTGCGGTTTTGTAAAGAACATCATTTCAAACATCAGGAAGTGGATGGCATTGATATCACAAATTTTCATCAGAATAACGTTTATATCACCCTCGCCGCTTATGACATTGACGAAGTCAAAATCATCAAACTGACTCATGAAAAGGGCTGGCAATTAGGAAGAGAAGTTGGCCTCATTTCCTATAATGATACCCCCGTAAAAGAAGTACTGGAAGGTGGCATCACGGTAATAACTACTGACTTTGCCAGTATGGGTAAAAAAGCAGCTGAAATGATTATTAGCGGTAAAAAAAAGAAAGTCGCCAATACCA
- a CDS encoding sodium:solute symporter family protein, which translates to MEILDYIVIAVFTLIIVGAGMSFRNGNANLKSYFAAGGAVPWPISSLSLFMSFFSAGTFVVWGSIAYEYGLVAVSIQLTMCVGGFLVGMFIAPAWRKTGALTAAEFLRNRLNAKTQQFYTYLVLFISLGYTGAFLYPVAKIINVSTGIDISSCIIGLGILIILYTASGGLWAVIVTDVLQFVVLTAAVLIVVPLAIDKVGGFVNFQESVPADFFAITQGEYSWTFLIAFSIYNAIFIGGNWAYVQRYTSVSSNRSAKKVGYLFSFLYLVSPLIWMLPPMLYRGVSTDLSGLENEGAYLLMCQAVLPAGMIGLMLGGMIFATASSVNTTLNLASAIFTNDLFKVFRPSASEKKVMQVARLATVVFGIGTILVALMVPAVGGIVEVVLSIGAVTGCSLYGPPIWALFSKRHTSVSILSCTILSLAINLFFKFLSPLFLDITLGRSAEMLLGAMLPFLLLAIYEVYAVVKSSVSKEYLRYQADCLASSKIAEQESEDEASLSEENRYGIKVLSYTLSAIGILIGILGVIANSNGWLVAGMGLLIVLVGQWLNQKKKMKNLKSENA; encoded by the coding sequence ATGGAAATATTGGACTACATCGTCATTGCTGTTTTTACCCTGATCATCGTTGGGGCAGGAATGTCTTTCCGGAATGGTAATGCGAACCTGAAGTCATATTTTGCCGCGGGAGGAGCTGTGCCCTGGCCCATCAGTTCTCTGTCTCTCTTCATGAGTTTCTTTTCTGCGGGAACATTCGTAGTCTGGGGTTCTATCGCCTATGAATATGGTCTGGTAGCTGTTTCCATACAGCTTACCATGTGTGTGGGTGGATTTTTGGTAGGTATGTTTATTGCACCTGCCTGGAGAAAAACAGGAGCACTCACTGCAGCAGAATTTTTAAGAAATCGCCTAAACGCTAAGACGCAGCAATTTTACACCTACCTGGTGCTCTTTATCTCACTGGGCTATACAGGTGCGTTTCTATATCCGGTAGCCAAGATTATCAATGTTTCTACGGGAATTGACATTAGTAGCTGTATTATAGGATTGGGTATACTCATTATTCTCTACACAGCCAGCGGAGGGCTTTGGGCAGTGATTGTTACCGATGTTTTGCAGTTCGTAGTACTAACCGCAGCGGTTTTGATTGTGGTGCCTTTAGCGATTGATAAAGTAGGAGGGTTTGTAAATTTTCAGGAAAGTGTGCCAGCTGACTTCTTTGCTATTACGCAGGGAGAATACAGCTGGACTTTTCTAATAGCTTTCAGCATTTACAACGCCATTTTTATTGGTGGCAACTGGGCCTATGTACAGCGCTATACCTCGGTCTCCAGCAACAGGTCGGCCAAAAAAGTAGGCTACTTATTTAGCTTTCTTTATTTGGTTAGCCCGCTGATCTGGATGCTTCCTCCTATGCTTTACAGAGGAGTGAGCACAGATTTGAGCGGGTTGGAAAATGAAGGAGCCTATCTTTTGATGTGTCAGGCAGTATTACCAGCCGGTATGATAGGTTTAATGTTGGGAGGGATGATATTTGCCACGGCCAGTTCAGTAAATACTACGCTCAACCTGGCATCTGCCATATTTACCAATGATTTATTTAAAGTATTTCGTCCCTCGGCCTCCGAAAAAAAGGTGATGCAGGTAGCCAGATTGGCTACTGTCGTTTTTGGGATAGGTACCATACTGGTAGCGCTGATGGTGCCTGCTGTCGGCGGTATTGTGGAAGTAGTCCTGAGTATTGGCGCAGTAACGGGTTGCTCCCTCTACGGGCCACCCATCTGGGCGCTCTTTTCCAAAAGACATACCTCTGTTTCCATACTTTCCTGCACCATTCTAAGCTTAGCTATCAACCTTTTTTTCAAGTTTCTTAGTCCCCTTTTTCTGGATATTACATTAGGCCGTTCTGCTGAGATGCTGTTGGGGGCTATGCTGCCTTTCTTGCTACTTGCCATCTATGAGGTGTATGCAGTTGTAAAAAGCAGCGTGAGCAAGGAATATCTGAGATATCAGGCGGACTGCCTTGCGAGCAGTAAAATTGCTGAACAGGAATCGGAGGATGAAGCCTCATTATCAGAAGAAAATCGCTACGGGATTAAAGTCTTGTCTTATACACTTAGCGCTATTGGAATACTGATCGGCATACTTGGGGTAATTGCTAACTCTAATGGGTGGCTGGTAGCAGGTATGGGGCTTCTCATCGTGCTGGTAGGCCAATGGCTCAATCAAAAGAAAAAAATGAAAAATCTTAAATCAGAAAACGCATGA
- a CDS encoding RagB/SusD family nutrient uptake outer membrane protein, which translates to MKLIHKIFSVLLLLFVISSCEDALEKLPLDAPSDETFFSNQAELTLAINGVYRDLYWRSGGMPYPLTLDNATDLGFLRSDFSGMQTYSRGAHTSETSGFAETWEKMYSGINRANNLLVNMERAQDVVTEDFYTRIQAEARFLRAYFYSWLIALYGDVPYVTEIPSNIDDAKVARTPKAEVYANIIDDLDFAAQNLPESWGGSEEGRATQGAALALKARIALMNEEYEVAAQAAQKVIDAQVYSLHPNYAELFTYAGERSEEVILDMPFLVGFLDTPIPREQGPRNTSCWSRFVPSQFMIDSYECVDGLPIDESPLYDPANPFENRDPRLDASIIRPQSLFATYVFETHPDSVETWQVVDGVQKRVANQDVTNPFASFTGYLWRKYTSEEDLPINRQNSQLNFILMRYAEVLLTYAEAKIEMGQVDNSILDAINAIRARAYQVDPSQTSEYPAITTTNIEELRAIVRRERKVELADEGFRMLDIHRWRIADHVMSGTLVGRPKGAYVDLNAAPEIDEFGHPNYGGMADLYRAVDERVFNADKDYLWPIPQKDMDVNNQLEQNPGY; encoded by the coding sequence ATGAAATTGATACATAAAATATTTAGCGTACTGCTATTGCTTTTTGTAATAAGCAGTTGTGAAGATGCCCTTGAGAAATTACCTCTGGATGCGCCTTCTGATGAAACCTTTTTTTCCAATCAGGCTGAGTTGACCTTAGCTATCAATGGCGTATATCGCGATCTGTACTGGCGTTCAGGGGGGATGCCTTATCCGCTAACCCTGGATAATGCTACCGATCTTGGTTTTCTGCGCTCAGACTTTAGTGGAATGCAAACCTACTCTCGTGGTGCACATACTTCAGAGACTTCCGGATTTGCCGAAACCTGGGAAAAGATGTACAGTGGTATCAACCGGGCTAATAACTTGCTGGTCAATATGGAAAGAGCTCAGGATGTTGTTACTGAGGATTTTTATACAAGGATACAGGCAGAAGCCAGGTTTTTGCGAGCTTATTTCTATTCCTGGCTGATAGCACTGTACGGTGATGTACCCTATGTGACCGAGATACCTTCTAATATAGATGATGCAAAAGTGGCAAGAACGCCCAAAGCAGAAGTATATGCCAATATCATAGATGACCTCGATTTTGCTGCTCAGAACTTGCCAGAAAGTTGGGGAGGTTCAGAAGAAGGCAGGGCTACGCAAGGGGCGGCACTTGCCCTTAAGGCCCGCATTGCTTTGATGAACGAAGAGTATGAGGTGGCGGCGCAGGCAGCCCAGAAAGTGATAGACGCTCAGGTATACAGCCTGCATCCCAATTACGCTGAACTATTTACCTATGCCGGAGAAAGATCGGAAGAAGTGATTTTGGACATGCCATTTCTGGTAGGCTTTCTGGATACTCCTATTCCCAGAGAGCAGGGCCCTCGTAATACCAGCTGCTGGAGTCGTTTTGTGCCTTCACAGTTCATGATTGATTCTTACGAATGTGTAGATGGTTTGCCAATTGACGAATCTCCTCTTTATGATCCGGCAAACCCTTTTGAAAATCGTGACCCCCGCTTAGACGCTTCCATTATCAGGCCTCAAAGTCTGTTTGCCACTTATGTATTTGAGACCCATCCTGACAGCGTAGAAACCTGGCAGGTTGTAGATGGAGTACAGAAACGTGTGGCTAACCAGGATGTTACCAATCCATTTGCGTCTTTTACGGGTTATCTTTGGAGAAAGTACACCAGCGAAGAGGACCTACCCATCAACCGCCAGAATTCTCAGCTGAATTTTATCCTGATGCGTTATGCTGAAGTGCTGCTTACCTATGCAGAAGCTAAAATTGAGATGGGCCAGGTAGACAATAGCATCCTGGACGCCATTAATGCCATAAGAGCAAGGGCTTATCAGGTAGATCCTTCCCAGACCAGCGAGTATCCTGCTATCACTACTACCAATATAGAAGAGCTAAGAGCTATAGTGCGGAGGGAAAGGAAAGTAGAACTGGCCGATGAGGGATTTCGTATGCTGGATATCCACCGCTGGCGCATTGCGGATCACGTGATGTCAGGTACTTTGGTGGGACGCCCTAAAGGCGCTTATGTAGATTTGAATGCTGCCCCTGAAATTGATGAATTTGGTCACCCCAATTACGGAGGTATGGCTGACTTATATAGGGCGGTAGACGAAAGGGTATTTAACGCTGATAAAGATTATCTATGGCCTATTCCTCAGAAGGATATGGACGTCAACAATCAGTTGGAACAAAATCCCGGGTACTAA